A genomic region of Halopelagius longus contains the following coding sequences:
- a CDS encoding NADP-dependent oxidoreductase, with protein MKAVRISETDGTEAVTYEDAPRPELDSDELLVRVRAAGVNPLDWLVCRGDLPSLLDKPLPWIPGWDVSGVVESVGTEATGFEPGDAVYGMVRLPGAGETFAEYAAMKADEVAPKPPSLTHTEAAGVPMAGQTAFHALFEEAGLDAGQRVLVHAAAGGVGHVAVQFAADAGAHVVGTASERNEAYLRELGVDTFVNYREDRVEDVIDPVDVVVDAVGGEVLERSAAVVRPGGVVVTLPNRPPETLVEEFEDEYDVTVRFFDVTTDSDPETLRRVSDRIESGAVEPTITDTYPLRKAQEALDRSADGHVRGKLVLTVTDEG; from the coding sequence ATGAAAGCTGTTCGAATCTCAGAGACCGACGGGACGGAAGCAGTAACGTACGAAGACGCCCCTCGACCGGAACTCGACAGCGACGAGCTGCTCGTTCGTGTCCGCGCCGCCGGAGTGAATCCGCTCGACTGGCTCGTCTGCCGCGGGGACCTCCCGTCGCTACTGGATAAGCCGCTCCCGTGGATTCCCGGATGGGACGTCTCGGGAGTCGTCGAGTCCGTCGGGACGGAAGCGACTGGCTTCGAGCCCGGTGACGCCGTCTACGGAATGGTTCGGCTTCCCGGTGCCGGAGAGACCTTCGCCGAGTACGCCGCGATGAAGGCCGACGAAGTCGCGCCGAAGCCGCCTTCTCTCACGCACACTGAAGCTGCGGGCGTCCCGATGGCGGGACAGACCGCTTTTCACGCCCTCTTCGAGGAAGCGGGACTCGACGCCGGACAGCGCGTTCTCGTCCACGCGGCGGCGGGCGGCGTCGGCCACGTGGCTGTCCAATTCGCGGCGGACGCGGGGGCACACGTCGTCGGGACGGCGTCCGAACGCAACGAGGCGTACCTCCGCGAACTCGGCGTCGATACGTTCGTCAACTACCGCGAGGACCGAGTCGAAGACGTGATCGACCCCGTGGATGTCGTCGTCGATGCCGTCGGCGGGGAGGTGCTCGAACGGTCCGCGGCGGTCGTCCGACCGGGAGGTGTCGTCGTCACGCTCCCGAATCGACCGCCAGAGACGCTAGTCGAGGAATTCGAAGACGAGTACGACGTTACCGTTCGCTTCTTCGACGTCACGACCGATTCGGACCCGGAGACGCTCCGACGGGTCTCCGATCGAATCGAATCCGGTGCGGTCGAACCGACGATTACCGATACGTATCCGCTCCGGAAGGCGCAGGAAGCGCTCGACAGAAGCGCAGACGGCCACGTTCGCGGGAAACTGGTACTCACCGTGACGGACGAAGGGTGA
- a CDS encoding alpha/beta hydrolase encodes MHADEIDPQARAAVERQDRLPLPHSRRGIRLFRLLTRPLTRIRNRNPPTVGSTVDGTIPGPAGELDARLYLPDAEGPFPTVVFFHGGGFVFGSIGTHDWLCRHLTRESGCAVLSVEYRLAPEHPFPAAVEDAYAAVEWAAANPDAVHGTGEIAVAGDSAGGNLAAVASLMAAERDGPEVTYQTLLYPAVGVDEDQQSVREHAGIVLERADMEWFERCYYVSDVHRRNPYADPSNAADLSGVAPATVVTAGFDPLRDGGKAYAEQLVRDGVPTRYENYEDMVHGFMTMREVDRARTAIADVADDISDAVGEG; translated from the coding sequence ATGCACGCCGACGAAATCGACCCGCAAGCCCGTGCCGCGGTCGAACGGCAGGACCGCCTTCCGCTCCCCCACAGTCGCCGCGGGATACGACTCTTCCGCCTCCTCACCCGCCCGTTGACGCGGATACGGAATCGGAACCCGCCGACCGTCGGGTCGACCGTCGACGGAACGATTCCGGGTCCCGCGGGCGAACTCGACGCCCGCCTCTACCTCCCGGACGCCGAGGGGCCGTTCCCGACGGTCGTGTTCTTCCACGGCGGGGGGTTCGTCTTCGGGAGCATCGGCACGCACGACTGGCTCTGCCGGCACCTCACGCGGGAGAGCGGATGCGCCGTCCTCTCCGTCGAGTACCGACTCGCCCCCGAACACCCCTTCCCCGCGGCGGTCGAGGACGCCTACGCCGCCGTCGAGTGGGCGGCCGCGAATCCGGACGCCGTCCACGGGACCGGAGAGATAGCGGTCGCCGGCGACTCCGCGGGCGGGAACCTCGCCGCCGTCGCCTCTCTCATGGCCGCCGAACGCGACGGTCCGGAGGTCACGTACCAGACGCTCCTCTACCCCGCCGTCGGCGTCGACGAGGACCAACAGTCCGTCCGAGAGCACGCCGGTATCGTCCTCGAGAGAGCGGACATGGAGTGGTTCGAGCGCTGTTACTACGTCAGCGACGTCCACAGGCGGAACCCCTACGCCGACCCGTCGAACGCCGCCGACCTCTCGGGCGTCGCCCCGGCGACGGTCGTCACCGCCGGGTTCGACCCCCTCCGCGACGGCGGAAAGGCGTACGCCGAACAACTCGTCCGCGACGGCGTCCCCACTCGTTACGAGAACTACGAGGATATGGTCCACGGGTTCATGACGATGCGCGAGGTGGACCGAGCGCGCACGGCTATCGCGGACGTCGCCGACGACATCTCGGACGCAGTCGGCGAGGGGTGA